One Azoarcus sp. DN11 DNA segment encodes these proteins:
- the hda gene encoding DnaA regulatory inactivator Hda gives MKQLVLDIRPDAPPTLDNFVVGGNEELAAALRTIANPSAPPLGHLYLWGPAGSGRSHLLRGALAAATGRPTACIAAHEVGDELPQTPGLLLAIDDVDRLEDDAQIALFNAFNRSRGLGQTLLLAGSEAPRRLALREDLRTRIGQCLIYEVRPLDDASRAAILATLAARRGLRLADDVIDFLMRHGRRDLPSLLAVLDALDTASLERKRAVTLPLLREMMQAGLDI, from the coding sequence ATGAAACAGCTCGTCCTCGACATCCGCCCCGACGCCCCCCCGACCCTCGACAACTTCGTCGTCGGCGGCAACGAAGAGCTCGCCGCCGCGCTGCGCACCATCGCCAATCCGTCGGCGCCCCCGCTCGGCCACCTCTACCTCTGGGGGCCCGCCGGCAGCGGCCGCAGCCATCTCCTGCGCGGCGCGCTCGCCGCCGCGACGGGACGGCCCACGGCCTGCATCGCCGCGCACGAAGTCGGCGACGAATTGCCGCAGACACCGGGCCTGCTCCTCGCCATCGACGATGTCGACCGCCTAGAAGACGACGCCCAGATCGCGCTCTTCAACGCCTTCAACCGCTCGCGCGGCCTCGGCCAGACGCTGCTCCTCGCGGGCAGCGAAGCGCCGCGCCGGCTCGCCCTGCGCGAAGACCTGCGCACCCGCATCGGCCAGTGCCTGATCTACGAGGTGCGCCCGCTCGACGACGCATCGCGCGCGGCCATCCTCGCGACGCTCGCCGCGCGCCGCGGCCTGCGGCTGGCAGACGACGTGATCGACTTCCTCATGCGCCACGGCCGCCGCGACCTGCCCAGCCTGCTCGCGGTGCTCGACGCCCTCGACACCGCCTCGCTCGAACGCAAGCGTGCCGTCACGCTGCCGCTGCTGCGCGAAATGATGCAGGCCGGCCTCGACATCTGA
- a CDS encoding efflux RND transporter permease subunit, with protein MVLSEICIKRPVFATVLSLLVLLIGLMSYLRLTVREYPNIDEPVVTVDTTYKGASAEIVESQVTKPLEDSLAGIEGVDVLQSISRQERSQITVRFRIERSADSAAADVRDRVSRVRRRLPDDIDEPVISKVEADANPIIWIAFSSDRHSPLELSDFASRVVKPRLQTLSGAADARMFGERRYSMRVWLDRDRLAAFRLTPQDVEDAIRRQNVELPAGRIESREREFAVVAQTDLATPREFESIVVRQPQAPGGYAVRIRDVGRVEVAAQDERTLVRFMGKPAVSIGLIKQSVANPLDLKRGLMQMLPVLQAELPQGMKMDIANDTTVFIDRSIASVFSTIWEAVLLVAVICFFFLRNWRAMLIPLVTIPVSLVGAFALMFLLGFSINTLTLLALVLAIGLVVDDAIVVLENIYRHVEEGMAPLAAAFRGAKEIGFAVVAMTITLAAVYAPVAFMTGRTGKLFTEFALTLAGAVIVSGFVALTLSPMMCSKLLRHEKRHGRLYNAIEGFLAWLTAGYRRALGVALNLRWVVMLAFALVAGTSALLLKTLKTELAPVEDRGRVVGIFSGPEGATIDFMARYAAQLEGIYSKVPEVDRYLVISGNPTVSQGISFAGFTDWKARERSATAIAGEMRPKLAAIPGLQVFPVLPASFGQSPRTRPISFVVTTSESYDELARYTEQILDAMRQQPGFVSPDTDLKLTKPELAVDVDRDKAADLGIPVDVIGRTLETMLGGRQVTRYKQDAEQYDVIVQVDAPSRAVARDIREIYVRAKNGGMVPLANLVKVQDRVSPRELNHFGQRRSVTISANLAPGFAMGEALAWMEGTAARILPAGYAVDYDGQSREFKTSSASLALTFVLALAFIYLVLAAQFESFRDPFIIMLTVPLSMTGALAALYFAGGTLNVYSQIGLVTLVGLITKHGILIVEFANQLRDQGAALRDAVVEASVLRLRPILMTTGAMVLGSIPLALATGAGAESRQQIGWVIVGGLLLGTFFTLFVVPTVYTLLARRERNLLAAEHGTPVSA; from the coding sequence ATGGTCCTGTCGGAGATCTGCATCAAGCGCCCGGTGTTCGCGACGGTGCTGTCGCTGCTGGTGCTGCTGATCGGGCTGATGTCGTACTTGCGCCTGACGGTGCGTGAGTACCCGAACATCGACGAGCCGGTCGTGACCGTCGATACGACGTACAAAGGGGCGAGCGCGGAGATCGTCGAGTCGCAGGTGACGAAACCGCTGGAGGATTCGCTCGCCGGCATCGAGGGCGTCGACGTGCTGCAGTCGATCAGCCGCCAGGAGCGCAGCCAGATCACCGTGCGTTTCCGCATCGAGCGCAGCGCCGACAGCGCCGCCGCGGACGTGCGCGACCGTGTGTCGCGCGTGCGCCGGCGCCTGCCCGACGACATCGACGAACCGGTGATCTCGAAAGTGGAGGCCGACGCCAACCCGATCATCTGGATCGCGTTCTCGTCGGATCGCCATTCGCCGCTGGAGCTTTCCGATTTCGCCAGCCGCGTCGTCAAGCCGCGCCTGCAGACATTGTCGGGGGCGGCGGATGCGCGCATGTTCGGCGAGCGCCGCTATTCGATGCGCGTGTGGCTGGACCGCGACCGGCTGGCGGCTTTCCGGCTCACGCCGCAGGACGTCGAGGACGCGATCCGCCGGCAGAACGTGGAGCTGCCCGCGGGGCGCATCGAGAGCCGCGAACGCGAGTTCGCGGTGGTGGCGCAGACCGATCTGGCGACGCCGCGCGAATTCGAGTCCATCGTCGTGCGCCAGCCGCAGGCGCCCGGCGGCTACGCGGTGCGCATCCGCGACGTCGGCCGTGTCGAGGTCGCGGCGCAGGACGAGCGCACGCTGGTGCGCTTCATGGGCAAGCCGGCGGTGTCGATCGGCCTCATCAAGCAGTCGGTGGCGAATCCGCTGGATCTCAAGCGCGGCCTCATGCAGATGCTGCCGGTGCTGCAGGCGGAGCTGCCGCAGGGCATGAAGATGGACATCGCCAACGACACGACGGTGTTCATCGACCGGTCGATCGCGTCGGTGTTCAGCACGATCTGGGAGGCGGTGCTGCTGGTCGCGGTGATCTGCTTCTTCTTCCTGCGCAACTGGCGCGCGATGCTGATCCCGCTGGTGACGATCCCGGTGTCGCTGGTCGGGGCGTTCGCGCTGATGTTCCTGTTGGGCTTCTCGATCAACACGCTGACGCTGCTCGCACTGGTGCTGGCGATCGGCCTCGTCGTCGATGACGCGATCGTCGTGCTGGAGAACATCTACCGCCACGTCGAGGAAGGGATGGCGCCGCTCGCGGCGGCCTTCCGCGGGGCGAAGGAGATCGGCTTCGCGGTGGTCGCGATGACGATCACGCTGGCGGCGGTGTATGCGCCGGTGGCGTTCATGACCGGGCGCACCGGCAAGCTGTTCACGGAGTTCGCGCTGACGCTCGCGGGCGCGGTGATCGTGTCGGGCTTCGTCGCGCTGACGCTGTCGCCGATGATGTGTTCGAAGCTGCTGCGCCACGAGAAGAGGCACGGACGGCTGTACAACGCGATCGAGGGCTTCCTGGCGTGGCTGACGGCGGGCTACCGCCGCGCGTTGGGGGTGGCGCTGAACCTGCGCTGGGTGGTGATGCTGGCGTTCGCGCTGGTGGCGGGGACTTCGGCGCTGCTGTTGAAGACGCTGAAGACCGAGCTCGCGCCGGTCGAAGACCGCGGCCGCGTCGTGGGCATCTTCTCCGGGCCGGAAGGCGCGACGATCGACTTCATGGCGCGCTACGCGGCACAGCTCGAGGGGATCTATTCGAAGGTGCCCGAGGTGGATCGCTACCTCGTGATCTCGGGCAACCCGACCGTGTCGCAGGGCATCTCCTTCGCCGGCTTCACCGACTGGAAGGCGCGCGAACGCAGCGCGACCGCGATCGCCGGCGAGATGCGGCCGAAGCTCGCCGCGATCCCCGGCCTGCAGGTGTTCCCGGTGCTGCCGGCGTCCTTCGGGCAGAGTCCGCGCACGCGGCCGATCAGCTTCGTCGTCACGACGTCCGAGTCCTACGACGAGCTGGCGCGCTACACGGAGCAGATCCTCGACGCGATGCGCCAGCAGCCGGGCTTCGTGTCGCCCGACACGGACCTGAAGCTGACCAAGCCGGAACTCGCGGTCGACGTCGATCGCGACAAGGCGGCCGACCTCGGTATTCCGGTCGATGTGATCGGGCGCACGCTGGAGACGATGCTGGGCGGGCGGCAGGTGACGCGCTACAAGCAGGACGCCGAGCAATACGACGTGATCGTGCAGGTGGATGCGCCGAGCCGCGCGGTCGCGCGCGACATCCGCGAGATCTACGTGCGCGCGAAGAACGGCGGGATGGTGCCGCTGGCGAACCTCGTGAAGGTGCAGGACCGCGTGAGTCCGCGCGAGCTCAATCACTTCGGGCAGCGGCGCTCGGTGACGATCTCGGCGAACCTCGCGCCCGGCTTCGCGATGGGCGAGGCGCTGGCGTGGATGGAAGGCACGGCGGCGCGCATCCTGCCGGCCGGCTATGCGGTCGACTACGACGGCCAGTCGCGCGAGTTCAAGACCAGTTCGGCAAGCCTGGCGCTGACCTTCGTGCTCGCGCTGGCCTTCATCTACCTCGTGCTGGCGGCGCAGTTCGAGAGCTTCCGCGACCCCTTCATCATCATGCTGACGGTGCCGCTGTCGATGACCGGCGCGCTTGCGGCGCTGTACTTCGCAGGTGGCACGCTCAACGTGTATAGCCAGATCGGGCTGGTGACGCTGGTCGGCCTCATCACCAAGCACGGCATCCTGATCGTCGAATTCGCGAACCAGCTGCGCGACCAGGGGGCGGCGCTGCGCGATGCGGTCGTCGAGGCGTCGGTGCTGCGCCTGCGACCCATCCTGATGACCACCGGCGCGATGGTGCTGGGCTCGATCCCGCTCGCGCTCGCGACCGGCGCGGGGGCGGAGAGCCGCCAGCAGATCGGCTGGGTGATCGTCGGCGGGCTGCTGCTGGGGACCTTCTTCACGCTCTTCGTCGTGCCGACGGTCTATACCTTGCTCGCGCGGCGCGAACGCAACCTGCTCGCGGCGGAGCACGGCACGCCGGTGTCGGCCTGA
- a CDS encoding HAD family hydrolase, whose protein sequence is MDLVLFDLDNTLLAGDSDFEWAQFLIAKGVLDREVQEAKNVRFYEQYKDGTLDIFEFLDFQLAPLARHPREQLDAWHREFMATAVAPMITDQARALVRRHLDSGALVAVVTATNSFVTGPIVREFGIPHLVATIPAQENGAFTGKPRGMPAFKAGKIERVDAWLESLGLYTGSFARSWFYSDSHNDLPLMARVTDPVAVDPDDKLRTHAQAADWPIISLR, encoded by the coding sequence GTGGATCTCGTCCTCTTCGACCTCGACAACACCCTCCTCGCCGGCGACTCCGACTTCGAGTGGGCCCAGTTCCTCATCGCCAAGGGCGTCCTCGACCGCGAGGTGCAGGAAGCGAAGAACGTCCGGTTCTACGAGCAGTACAAGGACGGCACGCTCGACATCTTCGAGTTTCTCGACTTCCAGCTCGCCCCGCTCGCGCGCCATCCGCGCGAACAGCTCGACGCCTGGCACCGCGAGTTCATGGCGACCGCGGTCGCGCCGATGATCACCGACCAGGCGCGCGCGCTGGTGCGCCGGCACCTCGACAGTGGCGCCCTGGTCGCCGTCGTCACCGCCACCAACAGCTTCGTCACCGGCCCCATCGTGCGCGAATTCGGCATCCCGCACCTCGTCGCGACGATCCCGGCACAGGAGAACGGCGCCTTCACCGGCAAGCCGCGCGGTATGCCCGCGTTCAAGGCCGGCAAGATCGAACGCGTCGACGCCTGGCTCGAATCGCTCGGCCTGTACACGGGCAGCTTCGCGCGCTCGTGGTTCTACAGCGACTCGCACAACGACCTGCCGCTGATGGCGCGCGTCACCGACCCGGTCGCCGTCGACCCCGACGACAAACTGCGCACCCACGCGCAGGCGGCCGACTGGCCGATCATCTCGCTGCGCTGA
- a CDS encoding DMT family protein codes for MTAWMQPLPAWMQTAMLLTASNVFMTFAWYGHLKNMQSQAWFVAAVASWGIALFEYLLQVPANRIGATELNLAQLKIMQEVITLLVFVPFAVLYMKQPVKLDYLWAALCMLGAVYFIFRN; via the coding sequence ATGACCGCCTGGATGCAGCCCCTGCCCGCGTGGATGCAGACCGCAATGCTGCTCACCGCGTCCAACGTCTTCATGACCTTCGCGTGGTATGGCCACCTGAAGAACATGCAGTCGCAGGCATGGTTCGTCGCCGCCGTCGCGAGCTGGGGCATCGCCCTGTTCGAATACCTGCTGCAGGTGCCGGCGAACCGCATCGGCGCGACCGAACTGAACCTTGCCCAGCTCAAGATCATGCAGGAGGTCATCACCCTGCTGGTCTTCGTCCCTTTCGCCGTGCTGTACATGAAGCAGCCCGTCAAGCTTGACTATCTTTGGGCCGCCTTGTGTATGCTTGGCGCGGTATATTTCATCTTTCGAAACTAG
- the purM gene encoding phosphoribosylformylglycinamidine cyclo-ligase → MSAPKTSLSYRDAGVDIDAGDALVDRIKPLAKRTMRPEVLGGIGGFGALFELSKKYREPVLVSGTDGVGTKLKLAFQLNKHDTVGQDLVAMSVNDILVQGAEPLFFLDYFACGKLDVETAAAVVGGIARGCELSGCALIGGETAEMPGMYPDGEYDLAGFAVGAVEKSEIIDGSTIQPGDVVLGLASSGAHSNGYSLIRKIIERAKPDLDADFHGRPFRDVVLEPTRLYVKPMLGLMRAIPGVVKGMAHITGGGLTENVPRILADNLTAKIDASSWTLPPLFQWLKREGNVDAQEMYRVFNCGVGMVVIVAPGQADAAIANLRAAGETVYRLGCIEARAEGVAQTTVA, encoded by the coding sequence TTGAGCGCCCCGAAAACTTCGCTTTCCTACCGTGATGCCGGCGTCGATATCGATGCCGGCGACGCCCTCGTCGACCGCATCAAGCCGCTGGCGAAACGCACCATGCGCCCCGAAGTGCTGGGCGGCATCGGCGGCTTCGGCGCGCTGTTCGAACTGTCGAAGAAGTACCGCGAGCCGGTGCTGGTGTCCGGCACCGACGGCGTCGGCACGAAGCTGAAGCTGGCGTTCCAGCTGAACAAGCACGACACGGTGGGCCAGGATCTGGTCGCGATGAGCGTGAACGACATCCTCGTGCAGGGCGCCGAACCGCTGTTTTTCCTCGACTACTTCGCCTGCGGCAAGCTCGATGTGGAGACCGCCGCGGCGGTCGTCGGCGGCATCGCGCGCGGCTGCGAGCTGTCGGGCTGCGCGCTGATCGGCGGCGAGACCGCCGAGATGCCGGGGATGTACCCGGACGGCGAGTACGACCTCGCAGGTTTCGCGGTCGGCGCGGTCGAGAAGTCGGAGATCATCGACGGTTCGACGATCCAGCCGGGCGACGTGGTGCTGGGCCTCGCGTCGAGCGGCGCGCATTCGAACGGCTATTCGCTGATCCGCAAGATCATCGAGCGCGCGAAGCCGGACCTGGATGCCGATTTCCACGGCCGGCCCTTCCGCGACGTCGTGCTCGAGCCGACTCGCCTGTATGTGAAGCCGATGCTGGGCCTGATGCGCGCGATCCCGGGTGTCGTGAAGGGCATGGCGCACATCACCGGCGGCGGCCTGACGGAGAATGTGCCGCGCATCCTCGCCGACAACCTGACCGCGAAGATCGACGCATCGTCGTGGACGCTGCCGCCGCTCTTCCAGTGGCTGAAGCGGGAAGGCAACGTCGATGCGCAGGAGATGTACCGCGTGTTCAACTGCGGCGTCGGCATGGTCGTGATCGTGGCGCCCGGGCAGGCCGATGCGGCGATCGCGAATCTGCGGGCCGCCGGTGAGACGGTGTATCGCCTGGGCTGCATCGAGGCGCGCGCCGAAGGCGTGGCGCAGACGACGGTCGCCTGA
- a CDS encoding deoxynucleoside kinase, which translates to MLDKASYIVVEGPIGAGKTSLARRLAERLDARPLFEQPELNPFLGRFYQDAERWAMSTQLHFLFQRFDQLGIVAEAVEKQQRVVSDFVLDKDPLFAALNLAPDELALYQRVFDAMKPASPPKPDLIIYLQAKPETLIDRVRRRGLDTERRITEQYLERVAERYARFFYQYDAAPLFIVDAEILNPVDHDDDFELLLERLRNMRSYREFFGYAA; encoded by the coding sequence ATGCTCGACAAGGCAAGCTACATCGTGGTCGAGGGGCCCATCGGCGCGGGCAAGACCTCGCTCGCACGGCGGCTGGCCGAACGCCTCGACGCCCGCCCCCTCTTCGAGCAGCCCGAACTGAACCCCTTCCTCGGGCGCTTCTACCAGGACGCCGAGCGCTGGGCGATGTCGACCCAGCTGCACTTCCTGTTCCAGCGCTTCGACCAGCTCGGGATCGTCGCCGAAGCCGTGGAAAAGCAGCAGCGCGTCGTGTCCGACTTCGTACTGGACAAGGATCCGCTGTTCGCCGCGCTGAACCTCGCGCCGGACGAGCTCGCGCTGTACCAGCGCGTGTTCGACGCGATGAAACCGGCCTCGCCGCCCAAGCCCGACCTCATCATCTACCTGCAGGCCAAGCCCGAAACCCTCATCGACAGGGTCCGGCGCCGGGGTCTCGACACCGAGCGGCGCATCACCGAGCAGTACCTCGAACGCGTCGCCGAACGCTACGCACGCTTCTTCTACCAGTACGACGCCGCGCCGCTGTTCATCGTCGATGCCGAAATCCTCAATCCGGTCGACCATGACGACGACTTCGAGCTGCTCCTGGAGCGCCTGCGCAACATGCGCAGCTATCGCGAATTCTTCGGCTACGCGGCCTGA
- the folK gene encoding 2-amino-4-hydroxy-6-hydroxymethyldihydropteridine diphosphokinase produces MTTHRPPPGPGAVRAFIALGANLGDAAAALESAFAALDALADTRLVARSSLYRTAPIGVTGHPDYLNAVAAVDTTLDAKQLLDTLLALETQHGRTRETELAPRTLDLDLLLYGDASISQPGLEIPHPRMHLRAFVLVPLAEIAPGTVIPGRGIVAELLDGIRDQRIERLPGTA; encoded by the coding sequence ATGACCACCCACCGCCCGCCGCCGGGCCCGGGCGCGGTGCGCGCATTCATTGCACTCGGCGCCAACCTCGGTGACGCCGCCGCCGCGCTCGAAAGCGCGTTCGCGGCGCTCGATGCGCTCGCCGACACGCGCCTCGTCGCCCGTTCCAGCCTCTACCGGACCGCCCCGATCGGCGTCACCGGGCATCCCGACTACCTCAACGCCGTCGCCGCCGTCGACACGACGCTCGATGCAAAACAGCTCCTCGACACCCTGCTCGCGCTCGAAACGCAGCACGGCCGCACGCGCGAAACCGAACTTGCCCCACGCACACTCGATCTCGACCTCCTCCTGTACGGCGACGCGTCGATCAGCCAGCCCGGCCTAGAGATCCCCCACCCGCGCATGCACCTGCGCGCCTTCGTGCTCGTGCCGCTCGCGGAGATCGCCCCCGGCACCGTAATCCCCGGCCGCGGCATCGTCGCCGAGCTGCTCGACGGCATCCGCGACCAGCGCATCGAGCGCCTGCCCGGAACCGCCTGA
- a CDS encoding efflux RND transporter periplasmic adaptor subunit yields MPARRRLIAAVSLAGTAALAGYAYHANRSAGPAPLVPGATSPAAASAAAVQGPADVETAAVVAEAMADDVTAVGTLRSNESVVLRPEVAGRIAAIRFREGSPVRHGDVLVDFDAAVQQAEVQQARANLALAQANFGRTEDLFNRKFLSQSARDEAASRLEVARANMALAEARLGKMSVRAPFAGIVGIRNVSVGDYVKEGAELVNLEDIATLKVDFRLPEIYLAQIRPGQKLELASDAVEGRRFAAVVSAIDPLVDEQGRAVVMRATLQNDGLRLRPGMFARVRLILQERANVAVVPEEALVPAPGDVQFVYRVVDGKAQRVEVKTGARRGTRVEIVRGVQAGDLVVTAGQLKLRDGAAVRVVGAGDAPVAPEAGTAKPAS; encoded by the coding sequence ATGCCCGCCCGCCGTCGCCTGATCGCCGCCGTCAGCCTTGCCGGAACCGCCGCCCTCGCAGGCTATGCGTATCACGCGAACCGCAGTGCCGGGCCGGCCCCGTTGGTGCCCGGTGCGACATCGCCGGCGGCCGCCAGTGCAGCGGCCGTGCAGGGGCCCGCGGACGTCGAGACGGCCGCCGTCGTGGCCGAGGCGATGGCGGACGACGTGACCGCGGTGGGAACGCTGCGTTCGAACGAGTCGGTGGTCCTGCGCCCCGAGGTCGCCGGGCGCATCGCGGCGATCCGCTTCCGCGAAGGCAGCCCGGTCCGGCACGGTGACGTGCTCGTCGACTTCGATGCCGCCGTGCAGCAGGCCGAGGTGCAGCAGGCGCGGGCGAACCTCGCGCTGGCACAGGCCAACTTCGGCCGCACCGAGGACCTCTTCAACCGCAAGTTCCTGAGCCAGAGCGCGCGCGACGAGGCGGCTTCGCGGCTGGAAGTGGCGCGCGCGAACATGGCGCTGGCCGAGGCGCGCCTCGGCAAGATGAGTGTCCGCGCACCCTTCGCGGGGATCGTCGGCATCCGCAACGTGAGCGTCGGCGATTACGTCAAGGAAGGCGCGGAGCTCGTCAATCTGGAGGACATCGCGACGCTCAAGGTCGATTTCCGGCTGCCGGAGATCTACCTCGCGCAGATCCGGCCGGGGCAGAAGCTGGAGCTCGCGTCCGATGCGGTGGAGGGCAGGCGCTTCGCTGCGGTGGTCAGCGCGATCGATCCGCTCGTCGACGAGCAGGGGCGGGCGGTGGTGATGCGCGCGACGCTGCAGAACGACGGGCTGCGCCTGCGCCCGGGGATGTTCGCGCGCGTGCGGCTGATCCTGCAGGAGCGCGCGAACGTCGCGGTGGTGCCCGAGGAGGCGCTGGTGCCGGCGCCGGGCGACGTGCAGTTCGTGTATCGCGTCGTGGATGGCAAGGCGCAGCGCGTCGAGGTGAAGACGGGCGCGCGGCGCGGCACGCGGGTGGAGATCGTCAGGGGCGTGCAGGCGGGCGACCTGGTCGTGACCGCCGGGCAGCTGAAGCTGCGCGACGGGGCGGCGGTGCGGGTCGTGGGCGCCGGTGACGCGCCGGTCGCGCCCGAAGCGGGCACCGCCAAGCCGGCGAGCTGA
- a CDS encoding AI-2E family transporter translates to MNPSRADRLQTAAWAGVALALGGLFYALSPILAPFAIAAVFAYICDPAVNGMAARRIPRALAVLVVILGAGLLLLLLSLILVPMVYREAVALLRRLPDLVELLNARLAPLLLTHFDVEFQLDAAFIRSWIAEHWSSAQDLIPVVLNHLRQGGTALLGVAASIFLVPVVMFYLLQDWPHILGGLQTVIPRPMLERTMRIIGDIDRVLSEFLRGQLSVMLLLAVYYSVGLWIAGLKFALPVGVITGLLVFIPYVGFGGGLLLAILTALLQAEGWSPLIGVAIVFGLGQLIESFLLTPYLVGERIGLHPLAVIFALMAFGQLFGFVGILVALPASAAILVGLREVRTAWLASRVYLGAPSADEPQ, encoded by the coding sequence ATGAACCCTTCCCGCGCCGACCGTCTGCAAACCGCCGCCTGGGCCGGCGTCGCGCTCGCGCTGGGCGGACTTTTCTACGCCCTGTCGCCGATCCTCGCCCCCTTCGCGATCGCCGCGGTGTTCGCCTATATCTGCGATCCGGCGGTCAACGGGATGGCCGCGCGCCGCATCCCGCGCGCCCTCGCGGTACTGGTCGTGATCCTCGGCGCCGGCCTGCTCCTGCTGCTGCTCTCGCTGATCCTCGTGCCGATGGTGTACCGCGAAGCGGTCGCCCTGCTGCGCCGCCTGCCCGACCTCGTCGAACTCCTCAATGCGCGCCTCGCCCCGTTGCTGCTGACCCATTTCGACGTCGAGTTCCAGCTCGACGCGGCCTTCATCCGCAGCTGGATCGCCGAACACTGGAGCAGCGCCCAGGATCTCATCCCCGTCGTGCTGAACCACCTGCGCCAAGGCGGCACGGCGCTCCTCGGCGTCGCCGCGAGCATCTTCCTCGTGCCGGTCGTGATGTTCTACCTGCTGCAGGACTGGCCGCACATCCTCGGCGGCCTGCAGACCGTGATCCCGCGCCCGATGCTGGAACGCACGATGCGCATCATCGGCGACATCGACCGCGTTCTCTCCGAATTCCTGCGCGGCCAGCTCTCGGTGATGCTGCTGCTCGCCGTCTACTACAGCGTCGGCCTGTGGATCGCCGGCCTCAAGTTCGCGCTGCCGGTCGGCGTCATCACCGGCCTGCTGGTGTTCATCCCCTACGTCGGCTTCGGCGGCGGCCTGCTGCTCGCGATCCTCACCGCCCTGCTGCAGGCCGAAGGCTGGTCGCCGCTCATCGGCGTCGCCATCGTGTTCGGCCTCGGCCAGCTCATCGAAAGCTTCCTCCTCACCCCTTACCTCGTCGGCGAACGCATCGGCCTGCATCCGCTCGCGGTCATCTTCGCGCTGATGGCCTTCGGCCAGCTCTTCGGCTTCGTCGGCATCCTCGTCGCCCTGCCGGCCAGCGCCGCCATCCTCGTCGGGCTGCGCGAAGTGCGCACGGCCTGGCTCGCGAGCCGCGTCTATCTCGGCGCCCCGTCCGCGGACGAACCGCAATGA
- the pcnB gene encoding polynucleotide adenylyltransferase PcnB, translating to MIRKLLRKVFRRAASPINTEPALVPVTQHGIRREQISPAARKVCSVLQESGHKAFVVGGAVRDLLVGHPPKDYDVATSATPEEVRALFRRSRIIGRRFKIVHVMSGPETIEVSTFRASQTAEDAETDEHGRVLRDNVYGSQAEDATRRDFTVNALYYDPTTEQILDYHHGVADLKHKTLRIIGDPRARYREDPVRMLRGVRLGAKLGLTLDPAARNPIREMAELLENVPAARLFDEMLKLLFSGYALRCLKQLREEGLHHGLLPLLDVILEQPLGARFVTLSLENTDERVRADKPVSPGFLFATLLWHEVLANWEARKKNGEHNQPALFVAMDEVLDLQAGKLAITKRIVGDIKEIWALQPRFEKCSGKAPYRLIEQPRYRAAWDFLRLRAQSGEIDAALPDWWDRFAHAGHDARDALLAEAPAAEAPERKRRRRRRKPAAAEAATSDAS from the coding sequence ATGATCCGCAAGCTGCTGCGTAAAGTCTTCCGCCGCGCTGCGTCGCCCATCAACACCGAACCGGCGCTGGTCCCCGTCACCCAGCACGGCATCCGCCGCGAACAGATCTCGCCCGCCGCCCGCAAGGTGTGCTCGGTGCTGCAGGAATCCGGCCACAAGGCCTTCGTCGTCGGCGGCGCCGTGCGCGACCTGCTGGTCGGCCATCCGCCCAAGGACTACGACGTCGCCACGAGCGCGACGCCCGAGGAGGTGCGTGCGCTGTTCCGCCGCTCGCGCATCATCGGCCGCCGCTTCAAGATCGTGCACGTCATGAGCGGCCCGGAAACGATCGAGGTCTCGACCTTCCGCGCCAGCCAGACCGCCGAGGACGCCGAAACCGACGAACACGGCCGCGTGCTGCGCGACAACGTGTACGGCTCGCAGGCCGAGGACGCCACGCGCCGCGACTTCACCGTCAACGCGCTGTACTACGACCCGACCACCGAGCAGATTCTCGACTACCACCACGGCGTCGCCGACCTCAAGCACAAGACCCTGCGCATCATCGGCGACCCGCGCGCGCGCTACCGCGAAGACCCGGTGCGCATGCTGCGCGGCGTGCGCCTCGGCGCGAAGCTCGGCCTCACGCTCGATCCGGCCGCGCGCAACCCCATCCGCGAGATGGCGGAACTCCTCGAGAACGTCCCCGCGGCGCGCCTCTTCGACGAGATGCTCAAGCTGCTGTTCTCGGGCTACGCCCTGCGCTGCCTCAAGCAGCTGCGCGAGGAAGGCCTGCATCACGGCCTGCTGCCGCTCCTCGACGTGATCCTCGAGCAGCCGCTGGGAGCACGCTTCGTCACGCTGTCGCTGGAAAACACCGACGAGCGCGTGCGCGCCGACAAGCCCGTCTCCCCCGGCTTCCTGTTCGCGACCCTGCTGTGGCACGAAGTGCTCGCCAACTGGGAAGCGCGCAAGAAGAACGGCGAGCACAACCAGCCCGCGCTCTTCGTCGCGATGGACGAAGTGCTCGACCTGCAGGCCGGCAAGCTCGCGATCACCAAGCGCATCGTCGGCGACATCAAGGAAATCTGGGCGCTGCAGCCGCGCTTCGAAAAGTGCAGCGGCAAGGCGCCCTACCGCCTCATCGAGCAGCCGCGCTACCGCGCCGCGTGGGACTTCCTGCGCCTGCGCGCGCAGTCCGGCGAGATCGATGCCGCGCTGCCCGACTGGTGGGACCGCTTCGCCCACGCCGGCCACGACGCCCGTGATGCCCTGCTCGCCGAAGCCCCCGCCGCCGAGGCCCCCGAGCGCAAGCGCCGCCGTCGCCGCCGCAAGCCGGCTGCGGCCGAAGCCGCCACCAGCGACGCATCATGA